CACTTTTCCAGTTTTTTTGCCATTGGAAGGGAAATAAGCCGAAATACGCCTTTTGGGAGCGGTTTGGGGCTTTAGCGGCATTGCGGAAGGTTTGTCCCCAAGGGATAGCTTCTAGGGCGCTGGGTTGGAAGTAGAAGGCAAAGAGTGAAATGCGCTGCCATCCTTTCTGTCGGTTGGCTGGGGTGTCCTCGATGGGGTCTAGGGCGCTGTCTCTGGCGTGGAAGAGAAGGGGGTAGGGATTGAGGTTGAGGATGGGAGGGGGATCTTTGGGAATGGAGACAATTGTATCGGTCAGGAGAAGGGTGCGCGATCGCGCGTGGAAGAAAACAACCTCTTCAAATCGCCCTGGGCCCAGTTCGACGGGCCCTAAAATGGCATAATCAAATTCCTCAGCAAAGGGCGTTTTGCTGGAGTCTTCAGGCAGGATGTGGGTACGATTGGCAGGGAAACCCAACCAACTGAGGGGAAGGTTGAGGGGAAAACTCCATTGATTTGGGGCGACAAAAACCTGTGCTTCGGGGAAATGGCGAGCAAACGGGCCCACAAAAACTTTATGCTCCAAACCGGAGATAGTGGGGAGAATAATATATTTGACATTTCCGTGTTGAACTTCGAGTTCTCGAACCAACCGAATACATTCCGGAGTTGGCGCAACAGGACAATAGACCAATAAGCCTCCCGCTTCCAAGCGAAGGATGCTCATGCGAATGGGAACGGTGACGTAGAGAATGCCTTGGAGTTGCTCAAAAGTCCAGAGGGTATCTTGGAGAACTTCAACGCGCAGGGTACGCCGCTTGTTGTAGGGATAGAGAGGAACCAACGGCCAAAACGACCAATTCCAATCTTTTGAAGGAATACGCTGCACTTGGGTTTTCTCTGTTGCCATACTTCACTTAATATCGCACGTGCTGCGGTCGGCAGATCCCTGCTAGGATCGCACCATCAAAAGCTGAAGTGTAGCAAATTATTGACCGATTTAGGAGACATCATCCTCAAAAACCGCCCGAAATTCTCGAATCATATAGGCACGTTTTGCATTCCCAAAATGAGTACAGTTAGCATATCCATGAAATATAAAATATTTGAAAATCCTGAGTGGAAGACAGTCAAGTTTTCGGAGGATGAGTATTTTGAC
The sequence above is drawn from the Lusitaniella coriacea LEGE 07157 genome and encodes:
- a CDS encoding DUF4336 domain-containing protein; translated protein: MATEKTQVQRIPSKDWNWSFWPLVPLYPYNKRRTLRVEVLQDTLWTFEQLQGILYVTVPIRMSILRLEAGGLLVYCPVAPTPECIRLVRELEVQHGNVKYIILPTISGLEHKVFVGPFARHFPEAQVFVAPNQWSFPLNLPLSWLGFPANRTHILPEDSSKTPFAEEFDYAILGPVELGPGRFEEVVFFHARSRTLLLTDTIVSIPKDPPPILNLNPYPLLFHARDSALDPIEDTPANRQKGWQRISLFAFYFQPSALEAIPWGQTFRNAAKAPNRSQKAYFGLFPFQWQKNWKSAFNALRDDGRLLVAPVLQALILNRAPKETLNWVEKVTCWNFQRIIPAHFDSPLNANPQEFQQAFNFLKKLYPPILPEADFATLREIDTQLLRLGIVPPAQDKV